CCATCACTAGTTTCCTCACATTGTCGGATCTGGGATCGCAGTTGAAACTGGGTGTCCACCGATAACCCAACCGTGTCGAGGAACGATGAGTTGTGATCAGTTCTGTATACCAATGTTGTACTGCGCACGCCTGCACGTTTCTTGGAATTTTTCGAGTTATTATGGCACATATGACTACCATTCTTGTTTAAGTCTGGATATTGCCCTAAAATACAGCTGCGAATGCGTGCTGAGACACTGGAACCTGCGCACCTGGCACCAATACCACGCTCAAAGTCGTTCTACTGAATGGTATCTGACAGTTTCTGCCGGATTGATATAGCACGCGACGGCTATGTGACTTACTTTCGATAGTAGTACTGTGAACGGGTTGGCGTACTTCCACTATGAGTTTTTCACAATAATACCCAAATAACTCAAGAACAAATAGTTGTggcatgtttccaaaaaagaagTGCCTCGTGTTTTCTGATGTTTACGGTAAAGGGGCATTGCTTGTCACGTGATCATCGAGAGCATCTTTTTGGTCCATTTTGGATGATACCGAGAGCCCTTGTAGCTAGAGGCGACACCCGAAAATGACAAAATTGCAGTTTTTAAACGTCTTTCTGACCGAGCGACTAATGCTCGCTGCCCAGGAGATCTATAAATCTGTCGAAGACACGATTTTGGAATACCAGGAAGAGATTGCACTCAGGGAAAGGGAGAACGACCATCTGAGGCGCAGGCTCCGAGACGCTGGGATTGAAATATGGCCAGGTTTGTGCTAGTTAGCAAGTTGGCATGCTAAAGTCAGCGCCGAAGCAGAGACAATTGGGTTTCTCAACTGTGTTGTTGCGTTGTAGTTACATTAATAGCTTAGTGCCTTATAAAGCCAAATGGCTAGTTTACGCCGTGGAATTCTCGTTTCGTGAACTGTATTTTTGTCTTTGGGTAATGTTTTTCCGAAGACCAGCTAATAATTTTAGCAAACTAGCTACGCTAATTCTGCTAACCTCTACGTTAGATCCTTCGCGTTCAGCTAGCCACCTTTGTTCGTTAGCCAGCTAAGAACTAGTTAGCCATATATTTAGCTAAGTTATCTAGTTTTTACGTTGACTAATTTTATTAATCCGTGTTGCTGAAATTTATGCTCTTTGGTTTTCTTGCTGTTGTACATAATTGTAGTTTATCGTATTTTCCCTCAATCGTAAATCGTTTGACTGCCACGTCCCTCCCTCTTCCATCCAGACCGTCAGTCCATAGCACtattggaggaggaggatggcGAGCATCCCCGTCGGGAGTGGAGCCCCAGCATGGGCCATGAGGAGCGCGTCCCCATCCTAATCAAGGAGAAACGGGAGCTCCGGTCAAGCCAAGGGGAAGAGCAGCTCCGCGGCCACGGCTCATGCAGCACCCCGGAGTCCATGTTCACCCCTCCCCGCGTCAGCAACGAATACCCGCAGGACCCTCCCCACTCTTCTAACCTGCCTCAGAACCCGTCTGTGGAGAaccgagagagagagcctgGTCCCAGAAGCTCCTCGAGGCACGTCAAGTCAGAAGGGTCCCACAGAGGCTCATCGTCATCTTCGTCCAACAGCGGTCCTCAGCCCCTCGCCACGGTTAACCCCAACTGTTCCAATGAGAACAACATTGACATCATCGGGGTGGAAAACGGAGGACAGATGATGGGGTCTGGGTCTAAAGGGCGAGCCAGTGGAAGCAGAGGCCAGAGCTCCCATTTAGGCAACCAGGGTGCTAACGCAGCAGTGGTGGCGGAGTGCGGGAAATCCCCTCTCCAGGTACACGCATCATCGTTCTGCTGCAAGGTGTGCGGGGAGGCGTTCAGTCACGTCGGACACCTGCACGTCCACGTCCAGGTGCACACCCGAGAGAAGCCCTATCGTTGCGGGGTGTGCGGGAAGTGCTGCAGCTCCTCAGGCAGGCTCCAGGAGCATGCCCGGAGTCACACGGGCGAGAAGCCCTACCGCTGCCAGATGTGCGGGAAGGGCTTCACCCAGATGGCCCACCTAAAGGTCCACATGAGGatccacacaggagagaagccgtACAGCTGCCCGGTGTGCGGCAAGTGCTTCAGTCGCTCTGACAAAATTAAACGGCACCTCCAGACCCACAGCCGTGAGGGCACCTACTTCTCAGGGCAGTGAAATGAGGGAGACTGCACCCGCGTGGTGATTGTTGTTTGTTGATGATTGACTCAGTGTGTGAATGAATTACTGGGACACTATGGGACTTTATAAAGCTAAAATGGCTGCCACTATGATGAGGCaaattttaaatttttctctctttcaaagAGGTAGGGATTCCACAACTTTCTTAAgagaatgttttatttcctAAGTAACACGTCTCCATGCCATTGTCTCTCTTGCAATAGGATTGGTATTGCATTTATAGTCAATTTACTGTGTCCATTAACTCCCCTTTTTGTACTACTGTCACTGAATGAAATAATAGGGAGTCTTTAAAAACACCAAATTCGATGGCGTTAGTAGGTAGTCTTTGAGTTCTTTAGCTTTTCTTTTAGTAAAAAACTTGATAGCATGATTATAATGAAGTCTTCCACTATGGGCCTTGAAACGGAGATGCATTCAGGATTGCAACAATGAGCATCATTCCATAACTGGTGGTTTTGCCCCAGACAATTTGCACAGGGCCAATACACACCAATTGTACTTTTCTGAAAGCAATGGTTGTTTTAACATTATTTCGTTTTtgagttatatatttttttgatatcCGGAAATCTTATTTCCTCAGTCACCTAGCAGAATTCTTAAAACATCTGTTTTTGTTACAGTTTCTTTTTAACACTGGTTAACTGTAAGGGCATTGACTGAACAGTTGTCCATTCCATGCATTTCCAAATATGGGTATAAGTACGCATAGCCATTGTTAGTGAGGTTGAAATTTTATGTTACCAATATAATACAGAAGGCAGGGCTATGTTTATGTACGTTTAGCCACCTCAAGACTCCCAGATACAATGTTAAGGATTTCTCTCACTCCTGttaatgttaagaaaatgtatactGCCACCTGAATTTCATTTGACTCGCAGttgatttttaaaataataaacaatacaataacatGCTATAATCACAGGATTTTATAATATCATGCTTTTCAGAGGAATATCATAGTCTTGTTCTTCAAGAGAAATGTTAGTCCTGAAAATTATAATGATTGAAATGAGGGAAATTCTGTATATGACCACTATCTACAGCCTACCTCTACTTGCGGGTAGGGTTTGTGTGTCATCACTATGACCAGTATTTGATGGACACCGTGCAGGGCCATACAGTTCTGCTCTGGGTCTTTCTGTGCAGCTTGTTCTTTAGGCTTAGTCCTGAGCTAGGTGCCACACATTTATTCCACATAGCGAAGGTTTCACATTGAGGGCCAGTTAACGGAAAATGTaatcctttattttatttttgtaattttttttttacaactccAATCAAGTCACTTCCTGGAATAAGAAGCACTTTAGATAGTGCTCGAAATTGAGGTCTGCACTTATCACAGAAATGTGTCTGGACTTAACCTGTagaactgtatgtgtgtgtgtgtatatatatatatatatatacacacagtaccagtcaaaagtttggatagGTAGGACACCTACTCAATCAAgggtatttctatttttttcctattttacatgttgtaaaataataaaaaagacaaaaactatgaaattacaGATAGGGAATCATGTAGTTACCCAAAGGtgataaacataaaaatacatttcacctaGTAAATTCTATAAAGTTCCCACCTTTTGCCATGATGACAGCTTTTCTCAAACAGTTTCATGAGGTGGTCAcctgaatgcattttaattaacatGGGTCTTGATAAAAGTTAATCTTTCAATCCTAATGCAGTAGTGTGGGtgtacagaagaccatcattatgtctgtactgttgTAGTCCATATTATGACAAGAACAGCTGAAGTACGCAAAGAGAAACGACAGTCCATGATTACTTTAATTTTAAGGTTAGTTGATCTGTAAAATTTCTATTAGTTTtaaagtttcttcaagtgcagtagTATTAACCATCATGccctatgatgaaactggctctgaTTAGGACTGCCACAGGAAAAGAAGACCTAAAGTAATGTCTGCTTCAGATGATCaattcattagagttaccagcctcagaagtCTGCAAAtgactgcacctcagattgcaggcCAAATGAATGCTTCAAAGATTtaaagtaacagacacatctcaacatcagctGTTCAGAGGGGACTGtaaatcaggcctttatggtggaATTACTACAAAAgagaccactactgaaggacaccattAAGAACCGACTTGCTTTGGCCAAGACATGAGAAATGGACGTTAGACTGGTGAAGAACTtcggtctgatgagtccaaagtTTCTGGTTTCAGCCGCCTTGTCTTTGTGCAAAGCagatctctgcatgtgtggttccaCTTTGAGGAAGATGTGTGACAATGTAGGGATCCTATGCTGGTGACACTGATTTATTTAGGGCACATAGCACACAACCATGATGGTGAAATGCATTTTGAGTTGTTTAACACTTATTTGTTTAACAATGTGTTATTTCACGGTTTTGATTTCTTCAATGTTATTCTACAATATGGTAAATAGTAAAGCTGAAGAAACACCCTTAAATGAGTAGATGTGTCTTAACGTTTGagtggtactgtatatatcagCTAGCATGAGCAGTGCCCATCTGAGATTGACACTCATGAATAAACAGTGGGCTCATGGCCTGGAGCAGAAACAAACCTTTGCCCTGATCTACTAGGCAAGTGTCTTGGGCAATAATGACTGAGGGTTTGTTActggacagggccattatcTCCTCTCAGGACTGAGGGTTCTACAGTAGGCTCTCTAACTTGACCAGCATCCCTCcccttcctttttctctctcttccctacACAATCTATTCTGGGACTCTGCTGCTCCCACACACATTACTGTGCAGTGTTGTATCATTGTGtactaaatgttattttttaataaagtaGTAATTGAGTACCTTGTTGCTAGAACTGATCTTTGTTCCTTCCATTCAGTCACAGCTGAGCCTAGTTAGATTTTTTGTAGAGTGCATTTAATCCTATGGCTGATTAAATTCAACTTTAGTTTGTTGAAACTTGTGTGATCTTACCAGCCATTCCAGAGAAGCAGAATCCCCCATCAAGAAGGCACTGAACAAAGATCTTAGtttatcataataataataatttattacatttgtaaagcGCTTTAATTTATTGAGGaataatgtcaaagtgcatgaaaatgaaaataaggaaataataaataaaataactatcagaTTTAAATAGTTTATGCACTGCTCCAAAGatttaagggaacacgtaataaTCACAGTATAACGACAAGTCAGTGACACTTCAGGGAAATCAATCTggccagttaggaagcataagcgattgtgaatcaatgttcACCTGTTTTTgtagcgggctactggtgtgcatgtttctgaccaaactgtcagaaagagactccatgagggtggcatgagggcacAACATACTCTAGTGGGActtgtgctcacagcccagcaccatgcagttTGATTGGCAttcatcagagaacaccagaattggcaggtccaccattggcgccccattctcttcacagaaaagggcaggttcacactgagcacatgtgacagacatgaaagagtctggagacgccgtggtgaacgctATGCTGCCTACAAAatcagcatgactggtttggcagttggtcagtgatggtctgggaagaCATATTCTTGGAGGGTTGcccagacctccacatgctagccaacagtacgcTGACTGCTGTAGGAGTACTGGGTTAAAATCCCCCATACGTAGCGATGGAGTAGGAGTAGAGAGTCTCTGAATTCAAGTTcttctgtgtgttcatcaaagatgacctcacttggtccaggtaAGCGAACTCAGTAgggaaaactgcccaaaaacaacTTGACTTCCTGATGTTCTTGAGAACTGGATTCCCATAATCAAttctggcaaaaacaaataaattgatACGTTTTCTTCAACAGAAAAGGTGGGAGAAGGTCTTAGGCAAGATTTTTTCTTAAGgtgaaaaaattatgttttacagacATGTCTAATGTGGATCTTAAGAGAGAGTAGTATCAAATGTCATACTGAGATTGAtgatgactgaggagaggggaattATCTGGCCGTCAATGGCAGGGCAGATGCTGTAGGAGTTGGTGATTTGCTGTTGGGTGCCTATAAGCATATCTTCTGTCATGCTGCTATTGCGTTGGAGGAAGTTTTTCTGCATCCAGTTTTTGACCTCATCCAGACAGTTGGACAGGGTTGATATGGCACATGTTGTGTCAGGATTGGTGTCACTGTACACCTGTGTGTCAGTTGCATAGCAGTGGAATTGAACACTGTAATGTCTGAAGATCTGGCCAAGTGGGAGCATGTATAGAAGGAATGGTGTGATCTTCTGTGTCAAAAGCAGCGCTGCGGTCCAAAAGAATCAGAATGGAGGGGGATCCTGTATCTGCAGCCATGAGCAGATCATTAACAAGCTTCACCAATGCTGTCTCAGTACTATGCATTGGCATGAAGCCAGACTGGAACACCACATAAAGTTGGTTAGCACTGAGGTGTCAGTGACGTTGAGTTGCCACTATCCCATCTAGGACTTTATATAAGAATGGGAGTTTGGAAATTGGACTGTAGTTTGAAAGGATGACTGGGTCAGGGGACGATTTCTTGAGCAAGAGGGAGATGGCTGCCAACTTGAATAGTGACGGTACATGCCCAGTGTGCAGGGACTTGTTGAACAAACTTGTAACAAACTCAATGAGAGTGGCTGAGCATTTTTTGAAAAGAGATGTTGGAATAGTTTTCTCTAATGTTGATTCTTGAAGAATTCAGCCAATGTATTGCACTGTTCAGATGTTGCATTAGGAGGGCCAGAATCTGTAGGTTGGAGAGGACGTCTGATGGTGTTAAATGATGTACTGGGATTATCTTTGCCATTCTCAATGAAAGAAGAGTAGAATCTAGAGTGTGCTGGTTTTAaagctttaaaataacatttctggtggaCAGTTCAGCCAGTGTTTCTCCACTGACGTTCTACTTCATGCGGCGCGGCTCTCCACAGGGAAGTCCGTTGGAATGATATTTGATGGGATTTTACAGGAGCAAGAATGTTTAAGGTGTTATTCAATATGCTGTTATATAAGTCAACAATCTCAACAGCGGTGGACTTGTGACAGTCAGATAGTAAGGCAAGCTGTACTGACTCCTGTCAAGGGACTTAATGTTTCTGAATTTAACAGTCTGGCTAGGGCGGACTTGAAGTGCAGAAgtaaacacagacactgtcgTAACCCTATGGTCAGAGACACCTAACTCAAGTACATCCAGGTCTGATGACGGGACTTCTCCAGTGAAGTTGAGGTCAAGTGTATGTCCACGATTGTGT
This sequence is a window from Esox lucius isolate fEsoLuc1 chromosome 17, fEsoLuc1.pri, whole genome shotgun sequence. Protein-coding genes within it:
- the LOC105017447 gene encoding zinc finger protein OZF, which codes for MTKLQFLNVFLTERLMLAAQEIYKSVEDTILEYQEEIALRERENDHLRRRLRDAGIEIWPDRQSIALLEEEDGEHPRREWSPSMGHEERVPILIKEKRELRSSQGEEQLRGHGSCSTPESMFTPPRVSNEYPQDPPHSSNLPQNPSVENREREPGPRSSSRHVKSEGSHRGSSSSSSNSGPQPLATVNPNCSNENNIDIIGVENGGQMMGSGSKGRASGSRGQSSHLGNQGANAAVVAECGKSPLQVHASSFCCKVCGEAFSHVGHLHVHVQVHTREKPYRCGVCGKCCSSSGRLQEHARSHTGEKPYRCQMCGKGFTQMAHLKVHMRIHTGEKPYSCPVCGKCFSRSDKIKRHLQTHSREGTYFSGQ